A region of the Sminthopsis crassicaudata isolate SCR6 chromosome 6, ASM4859323v1, whole genome shotgun sequence genome:
GAATAGCAAAGGTGAGAAACTGTGGATGGAGCTCAATCTGTACCAAGGAAGTGTCCTAGCTGATGCAATTATGGATCTGTCCACCTGAAGAGGAATACCACTTGTTAACTGCTCATGGCAGGAAATCCACTCATCtgttaaacattttattattcgGCAGAGTGAGGTTTGGTCCTCTCTTTCACTGTTATCAAGTCAAAAAGGGGCCCGGAGTAATTTCACTTTCCCATTCCACAAAACATAATTGTTCTCTCTATACAGTATTTGAGAATTGCCATCAACCTCACCAAACAGGGAGCTAAGGCTGCAGAGGCAGTTTTAGAAAGGTcattccaatttccttttttcttataattGCTACATATGCAAAATCTATAGCTATTACCAGCTTCGGGTGTAGCTTTCTCCAGTTACAATTTATGTTACTGGAAATTATGTATAAATCCATAACGGACATGGTTTTGTACATTTAACAATGAATCTCTTTTCATATAGATGCTGTAATGCTCACTCAGTGGAATGATGTCAGTATTCCGGCTCACACCACCAGCTTTAAGTAAACAGATTTTTCTAGGTGATCCCTAAACCAAAGGCTATGGTCTTTCACAAACCAAGGATACCATATTATCTTGACTAAAAATGAATCTTAGAACAAGCATAGGAAAGGTCATTGGAGAccattccattttccagatgaagaaactgaaaatggaGGTCAAATGATTTCCAATGGTCACTCgagtagtaagtgtcagaggcaggacatgAACTCAGGTTTTTGGATAGCAGAATCAGTCACTTTCTACTGTGGCACAATGACAACTAACTAACAAGCAGCATCTGGGAATACagatgtagcttttttttttttttttttttttttttgaatgtgtaTGTTTTCATCCCAATGTACCTATAGGATTGTAGAGTGAGATACTCTATTCTGGAGATTAGACTAGACTATTGAAATCTATTTTTAGTTTGCTAGTCCTCCTAGTTTTCCTATTTATTATTTGATGAAATTTGGACACTATGCATTTTGTAGATGGTATTCCATTGCTCAGAAAAGGGAAAGTTAACTTTACTCAGTCTTAAAGCAAAACAACACAGGTCATGTTAATATGAAGAATTCCTTTTCATAGAACCTTCCAAAGCATGAGAAAAAGGTCAATTTTCTTCTCATGTTGACTTTGAttttagttcttttgtttttttctggtttaatTATAATAGAAATGTTAGGATTCCAAGGAGTAAACAAAGAAATCCTTGATTAGTCTAGTGTCTGGTATATGATAGGtgctaaatgcttatttacttccttccttctcctccttccccacctttcttcctcttccttcattcctctacTACCCATAGcttatttctcattctctttctttactAGTAATAgcattatagattttttttttttttttagagctgAAACTACCTTCGGAGATGATATAATCTAATTTTCCCATAAGGAGATCAAAAGTTGGAGCCAGAAAGTATCTTGAGACTGTGTTTTTgccccctcattttccagataagaaaacttgAAGCTAAgaagtcattcatttattcagggTCACTTACTTGTCTGATTAGTGGCAGAAGGAGGACTAAAGTCCACGTCTCTTGaatctagttttttgttttggaacTATTCTGCCTCTCACATGTCTACATTCCTCCCACAGACCCTAACAGCAGTTTTGGTAGGAGATTTGGTATGACTGTTCTATGGAACGGAAGGCTTCTATCTCATCTTTTGGGCCAAGATTTGGCCAGATGTTCCCTTCAACACATCTGGTCCTAAACCTTCGTGGAGTTTCATATCACGCAATCTCATCTTTTTGAGTCACCTAATGACAACTTCAGAAGAGCTTCTCTAAAAAGACTTCTCCGAGAATATGCCTGatgttttttatttctgaaatcaCGACTGTTTCTAGGGTCATAGTTTATGGAGAATGACACTATCTGAGAATGAAACTGGATTGAGGTATGGGGTGTTGGGGAACAGACACATTTAACTTCTGAAAATCTCCCTCCACATGTCAGTGGGGCTCTCCAAAGGCCCTCAGAATCCAATTGGTAAACAGATTTTTATTTGGCTCTTAAAGTGCTGCATCCTGGGCATGAACCTCATGTTCACAATAGCAATTTCATTGTACAAAACGCaacagaggaaaggaaggaagggatagggaaagaaagagcaACATGACTTCTTATTCGGAAAGTCTAGTCACTCTTTGCAGCTCTACAAACTGCTACTAGATGTCAGCTCTGGAATAAGAGGCTGATACAAAAGTCTCTGAGGTAAAtgtttcaaggggaaaaaatataaatatagagagaCAATAAGGGCAAAGACAACTAAACCAGAAAGagcaattaatattaatataataacaattacTCCATCATAACCAAACAGCATTGAAATGGGGGAGAAAGTGCCAAATAATCCATGGACAtactttttaaaagggaaaagaaatgcaGTGTACAAATTACTAAGGGAGGAGAGGGGACTTCCTGCAGCAGAGAACAGAAGGAGCTCTCAAACTCAGAAGGACATATGGTATAAGGGCGCCTTCTGCCACCAGGTTATTCAGCCTGGAAGAGAACATAGCCTAAAACATCTCAGTCCACAACTTAATGGGCCATAGTCTGTCCAAGACCATCTCTTCTACCCATTGGTGTGTCTGGTGTGTAAGGCAGGAGGGGGGAGTTCTAGGTGCACACACACGTGTGCACACAATAACACACACTGCATTAAtatctttccccttttaaaaGAGCATCACTCCTATGTATGTTATGATAAGTCTACTGGTAAGGCTTTAGCGGCAAGTACATACTATATCTGTGTTACAAGGAGCAGCCCCTGATTTTCTCGATATGCATAGCTTTTTCAGAGTTAAGTATTATACATGGCTTTCATAAATAATACAGGTATTTGTTACATTTGCCATGGCTGGCTCAGTAGGCTTCAGGTGAGCAGATTCCAGCTGCCCTAGAGAGGGCACAGGTTCTGAAGGAGGTGCTGCTTCGGGAGGCACTACCTCCTTACAAGCCTCAGTTTCTGCCAGAGGCTCAGTGGGCGATTCTGGCTCCTCTGGGACTACTGCTGCCGCAAGCACCTCCTCATCCTTGATCTCTACCTGTACCCCCTCTTGGTCTTCCATGTGGTCCTTTTTGGACAGTGGGTGAACAGAAACCTTGATGGCAATCTGCTGAGGCTGTTCATGAAGGGACGAGGCATCGGAGTCACCAGTGGGTGAGTCACTCCGCTTGAGCGCATTGGGAATTGTATAAACTTCCTCCCCATCTGTAGCTTCCTGGCCCTCGGGGGTGTGCCTAACAAAGTTCTGGCCCTGTTCCTCCAGGCCCACCACTTCCATGATTTCTTCCATTATCGTCCTACAGTTCATAATGAGAGGAGGCAGAGGGACACTCCTGGCCAGCTCCTCAATATAGCGGGCAAACTCCATGGTTTTGAACTGGGTAACTTTGGCAAGCTCAAGAGTTTTGGCTGAGGTGATGATTGGGATACGCTTAGCGATCTCAAAGGCTTTTTGCAGCTTCTCTGCTCCTTCTGTCCTAAAGAACTCATTGATTGCTTTCTCCGTCTTCTTCAAGTGGCTGCTCATCATGCAGAGTCTGGTAATGTTTAAGACCATGACTATGGTAAAAGCCACCAGGCAGACAATCATGTAGTAGATGCCCATGTCCCCAGAGGTAAAGATGACTCTCAGTGTCACTGTATTGTTCACGGTGCCATAGATGTTAGAAGCGACACATGTGTATTTACCTCGGTCTGAAAATGACACCTGGGTAATGTTCAGTAGTCCATTGTCTTGAATCCACCATTTTCCtattgggaaggaagaaaaaaattcagtcagATGTACAACTATTATGTTTCAGTAATTACTGTGCTAGGCTAGCTAACATATTCCTCAGTTAATAATGGAACCTTTAAGCCAGAAATAAACACATACAaaagtaatttctatttttcatacATCTTTAACTGGAAATGTCAAAGACTTATTCTAACTTGCATCACTAATCCACTAGGACCCCTGATCTAGAGGATCTGAAGAGTATGTATGGAAGGTCAATTTAAAATCTAGAAtgattcagaattaaaaaaacccaacaccctccccaaaaaaaaacaaccccccccaaaacaaaacaaacaaaaaaaaacaaaaaacaacttggatttcagggaagctaggtggtatagtggataaagcaccagctccgaagtcaggaggacctgagttcaaatttgacctcagacacttaacatttcctagctgtgtgaccccaagccacttaaccccaactgcctcaggggaaagaaaaaactTGTATTTCCCATATAACTATTTTAATGGAATATGGATTTTAAACCTGGAGGTCATAAGATCCTTGATTTGAAGGGAAGCTTCATTAAAATACAATAACTTGCAATATATTATTTaagctagatttttaaaaaaagttttgtttgtcaaataaaataataaaaacattttaaaagaaacttttacTGATTTTGGTTTTATAACAGTTATTTCTGGAAAGCTGCTCCCCCTCTAACTAATATTTAAACTCTTCCTTGTCCCACTCAGAAATGtactttccttttacagataggaaactaAGTAAACTACCCAAAATATTGATAGCATCTCACAATGTACACAACTTTCTTTCCTAGTAGACCTTTGCCTTTCTGCTAAGAGGAGGCTTTCAAAGTTGtaatatttaacaatcagttgctaatattttctttatcactaAGTCTAGACATTCAGCAAAAAGTCAAGCTCCAACTTGTGGTGCTTTCTGATTTCTCAGTGATAAATCATCTCTTGAGAATCTTTAAGAACTGGCTCTTAAAAACAGaacgggggaggggggggaaaatattttcttatctgtttcCCAGAACCAAAGATGGTTTTTCAATTTCTTACAATCCAGATTTATCCTGTTGTAGGTTCTGCTTATATCActatatcaattcatacaaatctctGTTATTTGAAACAGCCTGAAATTCCTTGGTTGCTTTCATGTAAGTTACTATAAGCGTAGAAATTCGGAGGCTCGTATTAATTTTCTTCCATTGAGTCTAGCTGTGCAGATACATTAAGACCTCATAAAGTATTTACTACATCTGAAAGGAATATTCTCCTCCTCTCACTACTCCACTGAGCacctcacacacatacacacataaacacacacacaatcacacacacttttctatctatgtgtgtgtgtgtctcctctCTCCCGCAATAGACTAATTGGCTCCCTGCCTAACCCCAGAATTATGATGTTGATAGGTCCCATGTTGTATGTTGGGGATCTTCTCGGATTAGAATATGTCATGGGCAGAGGCTTGCTGAGTGATTCCTGGTTCTGAATCTGAACTTGGAGGTCTGATCTGATTCTaagtccttgagaacagggaagggaagagaacaaacatttattatctactatgtgccaggcactgtgttacgtgcttttatttttaaacaaatagttttatttgatcttcccaaTAAACCAGTGAAGTTGATGGTATTACATCtattttacagtttaaaaaaaaaaaaaaaaggcagatgataagtgacatgctcaggatcatacagctagataagtgtctgagagtaatttttaattcagatcttcctaactttaggctcagttctctacccactgtgctacctctctctgcttctctctgtcttgCAGAGTAGGGACTTTTAGCCTAAAGTTCAGAGATTCTAATTTTCAGTGGGTccaatggaagggaaaaaaatttttattttcactaatctttggttttctttaaaatcttatgtattttatgcttttaaaatcattattccgAGGAAGGATGTGTTGAGTGTCAGCAGACTGCCAAGGGCATCTATAACATGATTAAGAATCTGATTTGTAGAGGATTTTAACAGGGAATCCAGGTGAGACCTAGAAAGACTGCGGTCTCTTAAATTTCACTCAGTAAGAAGGCCCATAAAGAGATGCAGATGAACTTCCTAGGGATCCTTCAGAAATCAAGCAAGTTCTGAATACATGCTGTTTGCCTTGGGGCAGAAGTGGTAAATATTAGCTTCCACTTAGAAGGAAGCTATGGGATAAGTACATTTAACTGTGTGGTACTCTGTAAAGGCCACTttatttcctggtttttttttttttctttagtttctaaCCATTCTTTCTTTGACTATGGTTTTTTTTTATGTGAGTCCCAATTATGGAATTCAAGAAAGTTCACGCTTTTGAGAATCCCTTTTCCCTTTTAGTGGCACAGGGGACTAATTCTAAGGTCAAATGAACCTATGGGAAAGGGTCTCTGTGCCCCTCCAGTTGGTAAAttctataaataaaacattaaatggtTAGCCTGAATTAAATCATCTTGGCAAAACTCTCGATTCTGTctttcttcctcaatttctttcttaaggagttCCCTTTGAGACTGGGGAGGCATTCCCAATGACTTATAGTTTTCCCAGTAGATACTATATTCCATTAAGATAAGTTTGGCAGTCATTTTCACAATCATAGGGAATTGGGCTGTCTCTTATGCCAATGTGATACCTCTGAGGTAAAAATATTGGATTTGGGAGTAGAAATGAATATCAGATTTGGGACTAGAAATGAGTTTAGATTTGGGACTAGAAATGAGGATGAGATTTGAGATTAGAAATGAGTATCAGATTTGGGACTAGAAATAAGTTTAGATTTGGGACTAGAAATGAATATTAGATTTGGGCCTAGAAATGAGTTTAGATTTGGGACTAGAAATGAGGATGAGATTTGGAGAAGATACAAGAGATAAACTGGAAGGATAGCTAATAGGCGTGAGTTTTTATTAGGCACAGCTTGGTGCAGTGGAAAGCATGGTTGGTGGTGGTCTGCACTCTACTGCCTCTGGTGCTGGTTTGAGGTCTAGTCTTTGTTCTTCTCATAGGGCACAGGATGCCCAAGAAAGATATTCTAGCACATCATCTAGCCCAAtatgtttttctcttctccctcctcctttctctgtaGAAGAATATTGGAATAGAGGTCTCTGGGCATAGATTGCACACCACTCATGCTTCTGCTAGGACCCAGGAGAGGTGGATCTCCTTATCaaatttgtttcttctcttctgCATGGATGAAGATAGGAGGGCAATGAGAGCATTAAGAGGGTGACTATATTGCCAAGGGTACAGATTAGTGTCCTATTAAAAGTTACAGTTTCAGTCATGATAACTGATTCAAGCCACTGCTATGGAATTGGTGATCCTGAAATGTATCCTAATTACAACATACCAATGTTTCACTGGAACAAATGCCCTTTTGAAAGCCATTTCTGCACAGTTGGAGTTATCTCCTGATAGGAAGAGAttacacttaactcttcctaaaAGGAAGTAGTCTGATGACCTTTACCAACAGTTTAATCAGGGATAACTACTTGGAAGGCTCCCACAACGCCTCTTAAGCATAGTGAAAAGAGTGCACAAATTGCAAATCAAATAGATAATGTCTAATTAAATGACATCTGCAGATTTTAGGAGAAAAACAATGAGCCATTAAGAATATGAATCATGAAAGAACACTAAAATAGAGGCCAGACACtgaataattataatgaccaatcttggatctggagaagaaaggaggaagaagcacTTCCCTTCTTGAAGAAGATCAGATGCCAAAAAACCACATGTAGATACAGAAAGATGAccatatattaataaattttgcttcactgcttttctttgtaattttcagtcattttcttgTGACCCTactgagttttcttggcagagacactggtttgctatttccttttccagtgcattttacagatgagaaaatgcaaatagaattaagtggtTACTAGGATCACATggtcagtaagtgtctgaggctggatttgaactcagaaagatgagtattTCTGATTTCATACCCTGGCACTATCCACTGTACAACCTAGATGTTCTTCATTGTTATAAAAAAGGCCAGATTTTTCTGGGGGATCTGGGTAGCTGTTGACCAGCCAAGATAATATCCAAATTATGACTATGATACAAGTACAAATTTCatcaataaagttttttaaaggatgttattgtttttatattatatgctAACTATACTAGAAAATGTTTACTATCATATTATTCAGAAGTATATCATATTACTATTGTGATATATTACTATATACTACAAATCATTTCTATTATTGATATTATACTATCATAGTATTGTTAAATTATAGCACAAATTTAGTATGATTTAGTATATTGTATAATTACTATGATATGCTATCATACTATTATTATAATGTAGTATAATTATTATAACTACTATAGTATAATTCCTCTATTATAAtaccactattattattatattacccTATAGTAATACATTACTATTTCTCTGCTATAGTAATATTACTTTTTAGGAAGGacgtatttattaagcacccactatgttcCAGAAACTGTGCTTAggactttacacatattatctcatttcattgtCACAACTACCTTGAGAGGTAGATACtattttaatctctatttttatagttgaggaaacgaaggcagacagaagttaaatgagttgcttagTAAaaagtctgaggctagatttgaattcaatttttactgactccaggctccatgctctgtctactgtgccacttagctgttccTTTGGCACTTAATGGCATAGAAGTTGAATATATATGAATCTAATAAACGAGAGGAgaaatttgaatacagatctttcTTATATCATGCCCAGCATTTAGGGCCATGAGGGCAATTTTGGGTTCTTCTGTCAATCTAAGGCCTCCTAGAAGACATGGTGGAGCAAGCTCCCCACAAGTTGTGGTACAGAGTCTTGGATGCCATCTGCATTGGGTGAGCCTGCTTCTCCTGAGGATGGGAAGGGATTTGGTGTACTGCCTTAAGAGTCTTTACAGGAGAGGTAGAAACAATGGCAGGGCCTTGTGTTCATGGCTTCAGATTAGGTCTCCAGGCTGACCAAAGACCCTTTATTACCATGGCACTCAACCAGACCTAACTTCTTCCAAGTAGTACCCTGACCTCTGGACTCCTTTCTTTACTCTCCCATCCTCATCAAAACTTCTCCAACTCATGTCTCTGACACAGAACAGGACCAAGTTTATGGTCAGTCAGAATTCTAAAAGATATTAATATTAACTTGTTAATGACAGATAAATACATTTACACATACTTAATATGTTAATAACCTTAATATTTAACCCTTCTCACAGGTACTACAGATTAAATATTAACCGAAACAGTGCTTTTGGACAAACTAGATGATTCTAGCagacttctttttctttgatttgatgTTCACTGAATCAAGTGAGCCTTGTACTCCAAATGGAAGATTGTGCAGATGGtccatcaagaaaaataatactcCTGCCCTCTCTGAAATGCCCAACCAGAATAGGACTTCTCAGGCGGTCTCTGGTCCTCTTTTGCATGACCATCTGGCCTAGGCTAACAGCTGGCCATGTTAAGCCTTCTCCTGGTCACTCAGCAGCTGAAGCTAATTTCTTCATAGGCAGAAAGGTTGAATGAGACACATTCTTACACGCTGATATAAGCCTGAAGAGTTGaaattaaaaagcaataattgcttccatgtattttttttttaattaacagaaaaATGAAGGGTCAGAAAGCACTCATCTTTAAAGTTTTGAGAGGATAATTATCTCTTCCAGCTAGGCAAGTTGCATTTGTGGGAACAGAGAGGAAAAGGCATAGGTCAACAAAAGCATGATGGTTGCTGTGAAGTGATAGAAATAGCAAGGTGCTTTAGTTAGGAAGACTGGGATTGGCTCTGACACTTAGGAAGTCACTGATGTCCACCACCAAGTTACCAtgtttttgaatttcattttcctcatgtgtaaaatgggaaaacTATTTACAACTAATATAATTGTTGttgagaaaagtgttttgtaaaaaaacacttttaaatttctcatttttataaatgagttaCAATCTATATGGGAGATTCAGGTATGTTTGATTAAAAAAGATTTCAGGCTTTGAAAAGTGTTTGTTTCTCATTATGACCTTTGTTACCTTCCCACCTCCTTTCCCAGTTATCATATATGTATTACTGAGAATTCCATCTCATGAGTTTGGAATACTTTGCCTCCCTGCACCCCAGAGGTCTGGATCCAAGAAGGAACTCCCATATAGCAAAAACAGAAAATCCCCAATAGTTGCAGCTGCATGAGAGTATTATAGATTTACAAATTCAGGGATTCTCTACCTCTCTATACTTCAAAAAAGCTATTGTTAATGAAAATATTAGACTAGCTGACCAAATAGATCTTGGGGCAGACTATTTGCTATACCATATGGAACAAAGGTGAATGAGGATAACATGAACCTAGTATAACATTACGACACAGGAAAGCAGAGATAAGAAAAAATTGGTTGTTCCTGGCCCACTATTTGGTATTCATATGAAACAAAGGTGGTTGAGAATAGCATTAAGTCAGTTTAAGATTGTAGCAAAGGAAGGCAGAGGTGAGAATTGGTTGTTCCTGGCCCAAAGgttttttgttctaaatttaaaaagatttttctttttacatatcaGGAGCAGTTTAATTCTACATGGCATAGTGTTTAAGGGACAGACTTGGATTAAAATAGACCTAGGTTCAATCCTATGTAaggcatttattagttgtgtgaagTCACTAAGAGACAGCTTTCTCATCCATAAGGGAAGAGGCAACTATAGCACCTGCTTGACAGGATTATATGTGACtcgatgagataatatttgtgaagcctTCACGTGTTATCTATCTGTGAGCgctactattattatcacttCTGCTATTTATTGTTATGTTATAGTTTGCATGCTCTGCCTCTAAGTTGTAACATCAAGGAAGTCTGATATAGTAGAAAGATAGCTGGTCTTGGAGCTAGGAAGAGCTGATTTGAAATGTTACTTCTGATCGCTGGGCCAAGCCATTTAACCCCTTAACTCCCTAAGCAATTCTTTAAGACTTAGTTGTGGAGAAGTTGCCAGTCTACAATAATAGTTTCCTTAGGTGAGAGTTCCCTCTACCAAGGAAACCAAAGGTCTAGTTCCTATTCTTATTATATAATCCTGAAGAAATTCTCCTTATCAGCTCCCAAGTCCTGCTTTCCAGGACTCCATCATCTCCAGAAACTCACCATTCTGGAAGACAAAAACAAGGTTGAAACATTCCTTTTCATATCTCCACCTTTTAGGGCTCCTTCCTCAATCTGGTTGGAGAAGATGGAAGGGAAGACATCTGAGACTTCATCCCTGATGCTCTGCCATTTATGGAAAGAACTCAGGGAATCCTCTATATCATTTCTCACCTAGCTACTTTCCTGGGCTTTATCACCTCCAAAATTTCATTATTCTTCAAGATGAAATCAACTCTTCCCTTTTTCAGATCATTCCCCTTCTAACCCTGGCTTTACTAAATCATCATATATCTCAGCAGAGgaactttccctttcttttccccctttctccagcCTTTCGACTTCTTTTTTGTATTGTCccctctattagattgtaagccaGGAGCTAtcttatgtttttctttgtattttcaaggCTTAGTTCAGTGATGGACAtgtagtaggtactcaataaatgtttattgactttgtAATTGATATTACATCACAAATGATGGGTTGAGTTTTAGGGAgttgtttattattattcctattattatAATAGATT
Encoded here:
- the MFAP3L gene encoding microfibrillar-associated protein 3-like is translated as MNRLKSSVRACLLPPVPFLISLLATLAAAKNITNSTLNSTDMVLGSMPVIIARVDHVIVKEGKSALINCNIHGIPDPHFKWYNSNGHLLKEEEDQEGTGGGKWWIQDNGLLNITQVSFSDRGKYTCVASNIYGTVNNTVTLRVIFTSGDMGIYYMIVCLVAFTIVMVLNITRLCMMSSHLKKTEKAINEFFRTEGAEKLQKAFEIAKRIPIITSAKTLELAKVTQFKTMEFARYIEELARSVPLPPLIMNCRTIMEEIMEVVGLEEQGQNFVRHTPEGQEATDGEEVYTIPNALKRSDSPTGDSDASSLHEQPQQIAIKVSVHPLSKKDHMEDQEGVQVEIKDEEVLAAAVVPEEPESPTEPLAETEACKEVVPPEAAPPSEPVPSLGQLESAHLKPTEPAMANVTNTCIIYESHV